The sequence below is a genomic window from Desulfovibrio litoralis DSM 11393.
TTAACTCTGCCACAACTCTTAATTTTTTCGGATCAATATTAACAGACTCCAAAACCGTTATACCGTCGGCATTCCACAAACAAAAATCATGAATCGAACTAAAAGCAATAGCACTAAGCTCTTGAATTATTTGTTCTTGTAAACGCTGTGATTCTGCCCTATGCTTTTTTGTTTTATCATTTATTCTTTTTGACGTTTTGACCAAAGAATCAGACTTTTTTTTCATTTCCATGTCCTGCCTTAATGAGTTTTGTTAATTCGTTTCAACTTATTTAGAATTAAAAATAACTCGCAGGATAAACTATGGCTTCTAAAAAAAATTATTAAATACAAGCATATAGAAAGATAAATACATATATTAATATCATAGAAAAAATGATCTTCTATTCTAATCCATTGTAATATAACGAGTTATACCAAGATTCATAAAAGCAGACAGATTGAAAGAAACGTACATTTATTTAAACAAAGTCCTTGACTCTTAGAGCCTTACTATTTTAAGCTAAAAACAATTTTTATACTCCTAACAGCAATCGAAAAAAAGCTTAAACAGCTACTTTTACGATTACTTTTAAATTATGGGCTAATCATGAAATATATTTTAAAAAATAGTGTGCATTTATTTTTTATTTGTGTTTGTTTAATCTTTTTAACAAACTTAATCGTTTTCACAGACACAAAAGTTGTGTTGGCAGAACAAAACAACTCGCTTCCGACCCCTCGCACATTATTTTCTCTTCTTCCAACGGGTATTTTTGAAAATACAGGCGTAGAATTAAGCGAAGAAGAACAACAAAAACTAATAGATAACGGCGTATCAGAAGACTGGATAATCAGCCAAGAAACAAGTAACGAACTTATTATAAACGAATTATCCGCAGACAATAAAGTTGTTTTACACGTCTTTAACCACAACCAAGGTGGTGTTGTTGTGGCCCTTGGGGCTCAAAGCGGTTTAATTTGTGCCTTAGAGCTTTGGCGTTATGATGCAAAGGGAAAAATTATTCCAATGGCTGTTCCGCTTGAACCAAATAAAAACGATTTGTTTTTACCCAACGCCCTTTCAGCAGAAATAGACACAACTATTATGCTCTGTCTTGATCACGATAAAATCAAGGTTAAACCGATACTTTGGGGAAAAGACGGTGTGGTTAACCAAAAAGAAGATTTTGAAATACATTTTTTCTGGAATGGGAACAGCTTTATTCAAAGTCGTAGCCCTTTAAATCAGTAGCCACTTGTTTCGGAGGATACCCCCAAAGCCCCCAAGCCACCAAGCCACCAAGTCCGCTGGCAGGCAAAGTCAACCTAGCGTCCTTTTGAATTTAAAGTCAATATCTACCACAAGCTCTTTAATCTTTCCAACTCGTCAGTAGCTAAAGTATTATCAAAATGTTCAACTCTAACTTTAATACCGGTTCCGCCACGAGCGTTAAAAAGGCCTTCAACCGTCATACGGCGTGGAGCTAATAAAGCGATTAAATCATCGGCGATTTGATTGGTTAAACGCTCCATAAAAGCCCCTTGATTGCGATATGAACCCATATAAAGCTTAAAAGACTTTGATTCAACACAACACAAATTAGGCACATAACGCACAATAATTGTTCCAAAATCAGGCTGTCCGGTTTTAGGGCAAAGACTAGTAAACTCGGGATAATCAAATTCAATCACATAATCTCTTTGTGGATACTGATTAGGAAACGCCTCTAAAATACTTAAACTTGGGCTATCAAAATTTATATGCCCGCTGTTGCCTAGCTTTGTTAAACCGGCGGTTTCAACACTTTCACTTATATTTTTACTCATTATTTTTTCCTTTATTAAAACTTCAAAATTATTCAAATGGATAAATTCAAGTCAATTGTAAAACAGCTTGCGATTTTTCTCAATATTTTTTATAATATGAAATTATTTCATAAAAAGAGGCGTTATGTTTTACGTTATTGCATATATAAGTTGTATTGTTATAGTTAACCAAGCTTTTGGAATTGTTCCACTATTATCTTTGCCAAATGGCGAACTCTGGTCGCCTGTCGCTCTTTTGGTCGGCTTTGTTTTTATTTTAAGAGACTATGCCCAGCGTGCCGTTGGACACTGGGTTGTCGCCGCAATGTTGATCGGTGGTATAATCAGTTGGTTTATGGCAACTCCGCAAATAGCCCTCGCCAGTATCACTGCCTTTTTAATCGGCGAATTTATGGATTGGTCTGTTTATTCTTTTACAAAACGCCCGTTTTCACAAAGAGTTTTACTCTCAAGCATAGTCAGCACACCAATCGACAGTTTTGTTTTCTTATACATGGTTGGAATTTTTTCTATTCCTTCTTTGTTTATGATGACAATCAGTAAGCTTTTAGGTGCTTGCATCGTTTACTTTATCGCTCGTAAAAAAGAACAAAATCTCGCTTTTTCTGCTCAATAACTTTTATAATTATTGTTAAAATTAGTTTTCTTAAAAAAACAGCTAAAACCTCCGCAAGTTTGTGGAGGTTTTTTTATTTTTAAAGCCGAAAATTCATACAAACCCAAAATTAAGACCATTGCAAAACTCTGTTTTGCGTGCTTTTATCATCGTTTTATATTCTGTATGAACATCGCATAAAACACTAACGACTTGACACGACCTACTTGGGTTATGCCTAAGAGCTTCTTTACATATTGCTTGGAGCGTTTTGCAATATTTTTCAGCATACTATGAATTCTAAAACTGAAAAGGAGAACTCTCATGTCAAAAAAATACTTAAGTCGCGGTCCTGAATTGTTACAAGATTTTCAAAGTCGTTTAGAACTCAACCTCCGTGAACACGGAATAAAAAAAGAAGAGGCAACACGCATTTCATTATCGATTACCCAAGAGCTAACCCATGCATGGGGCGGACAAAACATTTACTTTCCCAAAGGCACTTCTTTTAGAGCCCAAAGCCGTGATTGGCAAATATTTAACGAATTTAACGGTTCAAATCATGTAGAGTTGGCGAAAAAATATCAACTCGCAATTCAACATATTTATCGGATTATCGCCTTGTGTAGAAAAAAAAGAAAAGAAAAAACTGAAGTGATCTAAAAAGGCACATTTAAGCAAAGGATATTTATGTATAATAACCCACTTTTCTTGAAACAGATAAAACGCCATGAAGGTTGTAAAAAAAACAAAGACGGGCTTCATGTCGCATATCGTTGCACGGCAAAAAAACTCACGATCGGTTATGGGCATAATTTAGACGCCAACCCTATTCCGGGTTTAATTCTCAAAGAAAAAGACACAATAAACGAAGAACAAGCCGAACGCCTTTTAAAAGCGGATATTTTGGCGTGCATTCAAGATTTAAACAGTCATTTAAGTTGGTGGATAACGCTAAACGAAGCCCGAAAGGCTGTTTTGATAAATATGTGTTTTAACTTAGGTATAACAAAACTTTTAACCTTTAAAAAAACTTTACATTTTATACGCATTGGAAACTACAAACAGGCGGCTAAAAATATGATGTGCTCGCTTTGGTCAAAACAAGTGGGCGATGGTATCGGCGGATATTTTGACAGAGCCGAAGAACTCGCAAAACAAATGCAAAGTGGAAAATGGCAGGAGGTATAAAATGGCTCTTTGGTCAAGCATTCCTATTTTAGGCGATTTATTGGGTAAGATTGCTGATAAAATCGCACCAGATAAAGGCAAAATCATTGACGGACAAAACCGCATTAACGTTTTGATAAATATGTGTTTTAACTTAGGTATAACAAAACTTTTAACCTTTAAAAAAACTTTACATTTTATACGCCTTGGAGACTACAAACAGGCGGCTAAAAATATGATGTGCTCGCTTTGGTCAAAACAAGTGGGCGATGGTATCGGCGGATATTTTGACAGAGCCGAAGAACTCGCAAAACAAATGCAAAGCGGAAAATGGCAGGAGGTATAAAATGGCTCTTTGGTCAAGCATTCCTATTTTAGGCGATTTATTAGGTAAGATTGCTGATAAAATCGCACCCGATAAAGGCAAAATCATTGACGGACAAAACCGCATTAACGAAGCGGAACTATCAGGCGCCCCCGCCTCTCGCCTACGTTTATGGAGAAGTTTTTTAGGCTGGGTTCTCGCATTGGTGTTTGCATGGGAAATAGTCGGACGCCCGATTATGGCAACTTATTATCCCGAGATTATTTTACCGCCCTCAATGATTAAAGAAGTCTCGCATCTCTTATTGGGCATGTTAGGCTTAGGATTTTAATTTTATAAAAATAAAAGGATTTGATTATGCACTTTGATTTTGAAATATTAGTAGTCATTGCCAGCTTTACCCTACAAAGCGTAGTTTCTATCTTAGGTCTTTTAATCTGGCACGAGTTTAAACGCCTGCAATCAAAAGTTGATATTTTAGCCATACACCGCTTAGATTGCATGAATTTGTTTCCGACAAAAGAAAGTCAGCTCAGACTTTGGACAAGGCTCGACGATCACGAAAAACGCCTTGGACGCATTGAAGATACCCTCTTGTAAGCTAAAGGCTATTGTACAACAGGCTCAAAGTGGCTTACGTTAGAAAAGCGCTCCAAAAATCACAAATAAAAAAATAGTGCGGCTTTGCTAAACAATAGATTTAGATCTTTCGGGAGTCTCGCCCTGAAATAAAAAATCAAATTTAATTTTCCTGTAAAATTAATGAGTTCTGTGCATTAAGACTTTTTATTCCATTTGGATACAGAACATAAAATAATCATAAAGAACGCACAACAGGGTTTTGCACTAATCTTAAGCCAAGGTTAAACAAAATGTAAATATCCGATAAAATTATCAATATTATTTTGACGACAATCAATATAGCGACTAATATATTGAGCAAAGCTTAATTGCCTGCCGTATACGTTAAAGGTCGTTTCCGGCGTAATAAACTTTAACTTATAAAAGTCAATTAATTGAGGGTGAATGGGTTGTTCGAAATCATTATAAGTACAATTATGTGTTTCCCAAAACAGTTCATCAGGCAAGGCAATGTTAAGAGCATTAAGAATATTTTCAACAAGATAGCGACACAAAACTTTATTTGGGTGGCTAACTGTATATAAAAGTTGCCTGTCTTGCCAATTTTTACGAATAAAAGGCATTACCTTAAAATCACAAGATTTTTCTTTCTCTTCCTCACGGCTGAAACTAAATTCAATGTGGGCGTTTAAGTCAAGCTTGTTTCGCAAATCGTTTTGTAAATATAGCCTTAAAATAACACTCTTTTCAGCACCACTCGCAATCAGCTTTTCCAAAAAATTGTCATAATAATGAAACTCGCTTCGCCCCTCCCAAAACGGGTGAAACCCTCGAAAAAACACCGCAGGCAAACAAAACGCAGCGGTGTTTTTTTTTAGTTGTTTCAACAAAACGTCAGAGCTTAAATCTCCCCAAGAGTTATCAAGATATTGATATAAAAATAAATCAGCTTGAGGCAAAAGGTCTTGAGGAATTGCCTGTTTGGTATAATTTGTAAACAATTTCAAGTTCCACTCGTCAGTAAACGCAGGAATTTTATCTAAAATGGCTTGATATTCTTCGCCCTGACAATTAGCATGTAGGATACAAATTTTTTTTGTCTTTTTCATTTTAAAAGAATCTGCTATTTAAAGTTAAAAGTAAACGGGTACGATTTTATATAACCTATTAAAACAAAAAAATAAAGCCAACTTTGACTATAAGGTAATTTATGCGAAGCATTTTTTTTATTCCACATATCGATAAGACGAGTGGCGGATTAAACAATATTTATACAATAATAGAGCTTTTACAGTCTTTAAACTATAATGTTGCTTTTAGTTCTCTCGAAGAAAATAGCTTGGCGGTTAAAAACGCCAAAGAAAAAAATTTGCCTTATATTCCTTGGAATGAGCTTAATTTAAACGAAAAAGACCTCTTTATCGTGCCTGAGGGGTTTCCCAATATAATTCCTTTTGGACTAAAACATGGAGCAAGAACTATTGTTTATGTTCAAAGTTGGCATTATTTGCTTGAGGTTTTACCCGAAAACGTAACATGGAAACAGCTACCTGTTGAATTTTTAGCTGTATCTCGCCCGGTCGAATGGTTTATACAAGAAGTTTTTAATCTGAAGTCTTTGGGGGTTTTGCCCCCCGCCGTTCAAACTTGTTTTTTTGAAACCCAAAATTCAAGAGCCAAACATTTGCGAATCGCCTTTATGCCTCGTAAAAATCGCAATCTTACTCAACAAATTCAACAGATCTGCATGGCAAAACTTGCCAATAACCCAAAAATTAAAATAGAATGGCTGGAAATTGCTAATAAAACTCAAGCTGAAGTGGCAAAAATACTTTCAACAAGCGATATTTTTTTAAATACGGCTTATCCCGAAGGCTTTGGACTGCCTCCGCTCGAAGCAATGGCAACAGGCTGTATTCCCGTAGGTTTTACGGGCTTTGGCGGCTTGGATTATATGAGCAATGTTGCCCTCGAAAATTGCCCTTCCGTCGTAAACAACATCATTAACGTAACGATTAACAATAATCAAACAACGTTCCCGGAAAATGGCTTTTATGTGCCTGACGGAGATATACTTTCCGCCGCTTTGGTCTTAAGTGAGGCAATTCAATTAAAATATAACAACCCAAAACGTTGGCAAGAATTAATCATCAACGCACAAACAACAGCTCGTGCTTATAATTTAGAGCAACAACGCAAACATATTCAAGAAATATGGAAAAGTTTTGAGGCTATTGCATAATAATCTCAAAGAGGCTTCCTTTAAAATAAGTATTTTGGGGCTTAAGGCGTTTTATGCTATATGTATTCAGAGCTAAAAATAATGACAAAAGCACGAAAACTCAGTTTTGCAAGGGGCTTATTGGCTCTTTGACTTTTTCAATAATGAAATTAAAATAAAAATATTATCATCACTCCCAGATCAAACTTATGCAAACCCCTGACTTTCAAAGTATTCCCACAACACCGGGAATTTATATTTTTCAAGATATTAAAGAACGCCCGATTTATGTGGGAAAAGCTAAAATCTTACGCAATCGAGTCTCTTCTTATTTTCGCAATGAAAAAGATTTAACCCCAAAAACAAGAGCGATGTTAAGCCACGCTCATGCGTTAAACTTTATCAGCACAACTAGCGAGAAAGAAGCCCTACTCCTCGAAGCCAGTTTAATAAAAAAACATCGTCCACGTTACAATATACTTTTAAAAGATGATAAGGATCATATTTTATTCCGCTTTTTCTTAAACCACCCTTATCCTCGTTTAGAAATTTTACGTCGCCCCCAGATGCTCGGCCACAAAAAAAGCCAAGCCTTACTCTTTGGACCTTATTCCAATTCCGGTGCCGCCCGTGAAACTTGGCGTAGCATTCACAAAGCCTATCCTTTACGCAGGTGTACGGATAAAGCGATGAAAAACCGTGTTCGTCCTTGTTTATATCATTATCTTGGTCAATGTCTCGCCCCTTGTGTTTTAGATGTGGAAAAAGAAACTTATACAAAACTGGTAAAAGAAGTTTCTATGTTACTTTCGGGGCGTTCAGCCGAATTAATCAAAACGTTGAAACATGATATGCTTAATGCTTCCGAGCTGTTAGACTTTGAAAAAGCCGCCTGTTTAAGAGATCGCATAAAAAATTTAGAACACACGGTAGAACAACAAGCGGTTGTTTTTCCTGATGGTGGCGATCTTGATGTTGTTGGTTTTGCCGAACGTAGTTATGGCTTAGCCTTATGTATTTTATTTATTCGCCAAGGGGCGTTGATCGACAACCGAACCTTTACTTGGCAGGGGTTAAGCCTAGAGGAAGCTCCGACTATACTGCCAAGCGTATTGCTTCAATATTACCAAAACGCTGCCCTGATTCCACCACGCATCTTACTACCATGGGCTTTAAATAATGATGATGAAGCAAATTTTACAGATAACAATATTCCGGAACAATGTGATGAAAATAAACTTAAAACTCCGAAAACAGAAAATATACTCGCCGAACTTTTAAGCTCTTTGCGTAATGGCAACGTAAAAATCAGCGTTGCAAAAGAAGCCAATAAAGATGCGGAAAATCGCTTAATTGAACTGGCTGTTACCAATGCACGTCAAGCTCTGATCAGTGCGGAAAAAAATCCCGAAAACATTCCAATGCACCAACTTTTAGCTGAAAAGCTACATTTAAAACGCCCTGTTTATCGTATTGAAGCCGTAGATATTTCACACACAGGAGGCACAAACGTAAGAGCCGGCATGGTCGTTTTTGAAGACGGAAAAGCATTAAAAAGTGCCTATCGTTCTTATATTATAGACAATAACACCGAGCAAAATTTAAGCGATGATTACGCCAGTTTAAGCCAATGGGCAAAACGTAGAGTAGAAAGCGGGCCACCTTGGGCTGATTTAGTTTTAATCGACGGCGGAAAAGGGCAACTTGCGGCTGTTGTCCACGCCTTTAAACAAGCCGGATTAAGTATAGGCAACAAAGAAAGCGATGATTTTGCCGTTATTTCTATCGCCAAAGCCAGAACGGAAGAAGGGCGTACAGACCGCAGAGCCGGCAATATCTCCGATCGTATTTTTATGCCTGAACGCAGTAACCCGATTAATTTTAAAGCAGGTTCATCAGAACTGCTGTTTTTACAGCTCGTTAGAGATAGTGTTCATGATTTTGTAATTGGGCAACATCGTAAAGCCCGCAGTAAAACCGCTTTGCAAGCCGAACTCTTACGCCTTCCCGGAATAGGCGAAAAAACAGCTCGCTTGTTACTCACTCATTTTGGTTCGACTAAAGAAATTTTACTGGCAAAAGAAGAAGGTTTGGCAGAGATAGCAGGACTTGGAAAGCAAAAAGCCAAACAAATATGGAGCTTATTAAATTCAAAAAATTAATAAACAAAACTAAACAATTAACAGCTAAAACTTTTTATTCTTTTCAAAAAAATAAAAAAACAGCGTGCAAAGTAAAGAAAAGTTATTCAATAAAAAGTCAAATAAATTAAGCAAGTAAGGTTAAACAAAAATAATTTAAAATTCAATAGGCGAGAAAACAACGCCTACACAA
It includes:
- a CDS encoding glycosyltransferase; this translates as MRSIFFIPHIDKTSGGLNNIYTIIELLQSLNYNVAFSSLEENSLAVKNAKEKNLPYIPWNELNLNEKDLFIVPEGFPNIIPFGLKHGARTIVYVQSWHYLLEVLPENVTWKQLPVEFLAVSRPVEWFIQEVFNLKSLGVLPPAVQTCFFETQNSRAKHLRIAFMPRKNRNLTQQIQQICMAKLANNPKIKIEWLEIANKTQAEVAKILSTSDIFLNTAYPEGFGLPPLEAMATGCIPVGFTGFGGLDYMSNVALENCPSVVNNIINVTINNNQTTFPENGFYVPDGDILSAALVLSEAIQLKYNNPKRWQELIINAQTTARAYNLEQQRKHIQEIWKSFEAIA
- a CDS encoding glycoside hydrolase family protein translates to MYNNPLFLKQIKRHEGCKKNKDGLHVAYRCTAKKLTIGYGHNLDANPIPGLILKEKDTINEEQAERLLKADILACIQDLNSHLSWWITLNEARKAVLINMCFNLGITKLLTFKKTLHFIRIGNYKQAAKNMMCSLWSKQVGDGIGGYFDRAEELAKQMQSGKWQEV
- a CDS encoding VUT family protein is translated as MFYVIAYISCIVIVNQAFGIVPLLSLPNGELWSPVALLVGFVFILRDYAQRAVGHWVVAAMLIGGIISWFMATPQIALASITAFLIGEFMDWSVYSFTKRPFSQRVLLSSIVSTPIDSFVFLYMVGIFSIPSLFMMTISKLLGACIVYFIARKKEQNLAFSAQ
- a CDS encoding WcbI family polysaccharide biosynthesis putative acetyltransferase — translated: MKKTKKICILHANCQGEEYQAILDKIPAFTDEWNLKLFTNYTKQAIPQDLLPQADLFLYQYLDNSWGDLSSDVLLKQLKKNTAAFCLPAVFFRGFHPFWEGRSEFHYYDNFLEKLIASGAEKSVILRLYLQNDLRNKLDLNAHIEFSFSREEEKEKSCDFKVMPFIRKNWQDRQLLYTVSHPNKVLCRYLVENILNALNIALPDELFWETHNCTYNDFEQPIHPQLIDFYKLKFITPETTFNVYGRQLSFAQYISRYIDCRQNNIDNFIGYLHFV
- the uvrC gene encoding excinuclease ABC subunit UvrC, coding for MQTPDFQSIPTTPGIYIFQDIKERPIYVGKAKILRNRVSSYFRNEKDLTPKTRAMLSHAHALNFISTTSEKEALLLEASLIKKHRPRYNILLKDDKDHILFRFFLNHPYPRLEILRRPQMLGHKKSQALLFGPYSNSGAARETWRSIHKAYPLRRCTDKAMKNRVRPCLYHYLGQCLAPCVLDVEKETYTKLVKEVSMLLSGRSAELIKTLKHDMLNASELLDFEKAACLRDRIKNLEHTVEQQAVVFPDGGDLDVVGFAERSYGLALCILFIRQGALIDNRTFTWQGLSLEEAPTILPSVLLQYYQNAALIPPRILLPWALNNDDEANFTDNNIPEQCDENKLKTPKTENILAELLSSLRNGNVKISVAKEANKDAENRLIELAVTNARQALISAEKNPENIPMHQLLAEKLHLKRPVYRIEAVDISHTGGTNVRAGMVVFEDGKALKSAYRSYIIDNNTEQNLSDDYASLSQWAKRRVESGPPWADLVLIDGGKGQLAAVVHAFKQAGLSIGNKESDDFAVISIAKARTEEGRTDRRAGNISDRIFMPERSNPINFKAGSSELLFLQLVRDSVHDFVIGQHRKARSKTALQAELLRLPGIGEKTARLLLTHFGSTKEILLAKEEGLAEIAGLGKQKAKQIWSLLNSKN
- the queF gene encoding preQ(1) synthase → MSKNISESVETAGLTKLGNSGHINFDSPSLSILEAFPNQYPQRDYVIEFDYPEFTSLCPKTGQPDFGTIIVRYVPNLCCVESKSFKLYMGSYRNQGAFMERLTNQIADDLIALLAPRRMTVEGLFNARGGTGIKVRVEHFDNTLATDELERLKSLW
- a CDS encoding Mor transcription activator family protein, coding for MSKKYLSRGPELLQDFQSRLELNLREHGIKKEEATRISLSITQELTHAWGGQNIYFPKGTSFRAQSRDWQIFNEFNGSNHVELAKKYQLAIQHIYRIIALCRKKRKEKTEVI
- a CDS encoding 3TM-type holin, whose protein sequence is MALWSSIPILGDLLGKIADKIAPDKGKIIDGQNRINEAELSGAPASRLRLWRSFLGWVLALVFAWEIVGRPIMATYYPEIILPPSMIKEVSHLLLGMLGLGF